A genomic stretch from Apis cerana isolate GH-2021 linkage group LG9, AcerK_1.0, whole genome shotgun sequence includes:
- the LOC108003895 gene encoding protein disabled isoform X2, whose amino-acid sequence MQTLRKKNSPCKFKNEPTRFLGEGVSFKAKLIGILEVSEARGDRMCQAALADLKMAIRAAGEHKQRIAVQVSIDGLRLRDEKSGDCLYHHPVHKISFIAQDMSDSRAFGYIFGSPDTGHRFFGIKTDKAASQVVIAMRDLFQVVFELKKKEIELTKQHLEQNAINVIKFHTTGIFVEPTPDTKGAAGSESSLHRQGIHHMDKITPENPPPSTDDLFETDPFGDSFANMKLEDTVRPILPPPPSSSKRGHLERQQTIPGAQSSITSSPATTLTSKTPPLQSTIQWFDKETENLFSDSELTNSTKNNTPVKKDVEETQAKSPQIDVFTELDPLGTGLIKPYVDKKDFFQHLKNPPKKVLKDLVSTNSADTFPTNFNVLSEPLESVKPRNDVAAKENQFEDSNFANFDRFDENEAIQSVFARTDSCRRTDITPRPAHHQPLSVSLPPEDTSIPKSSTIPSSAGVSLLTRMEKDSTESIHGLVKLPSPIKSTRKKEFDVDISGNKTQSMDKTFPVDFSATNESPASPLKSCSSDANSRLSSSSAELELVPEPPPRGIANILINPPPLPPKKQGVRGMIKPPPRPPHTETYFHYDFPERESEVTKDRSKSPLKEAKSLQSDDNFSPPVQMSNKSDLISAMTTSTFEDSFSSMVPTTNLSTFFTSTSATTGPKRTKPSLDITLSQLTSANLDELANSLGMTVKELTSLTLQQLTECLATLSAKEAASSDTEEPVSMKQEPAVVQPQSMSGTVHSRPTFNEPQPFNKSFEQETKQDTTYDKYAVFRELFELEQMEKNEESTTKESTEEEASSVKKEEFEIVSQQHETSEESRSDTLATLVNLTVKLPPSNEDLTKEESSAKPDEKTESSNIVFEKTQSTESESKTEPVIESEVSTDLLSKQPEEEESDKTKPIVEIEEKMEETESEKPSDSNEDSDKPVTEKTTEETNGSLAVDKVEVKPSASISSDKYAALREIIGEPEPPVKPTEEDTPTSTRMSPVVQLPAQSKPSAEVELLNLFSDTPPPSSPKKQSKKDEDTGMSMDIFEEIKMLSTSGQPTKTKSLIPEDIFCPFTELKPERDESKDDSNWTKFDTGLFVSDRPPSECPPSISGTSPWSPDGKEFHRESSFKGSVYQQSGDSDNEWKDEEESEESNGRIRDPRFRCSHYPRFDGPFGDRGFYEETGSKRDRGFRDRMMEDRKSRDAAWIKNTGHRPRDSSPWHDESQWEKESKHYPHRKMQYKDEDEHYEAHWKCRSKPQRWNWPHEHGPFYDDERKRKMMLWKEDRFGSQESMGYDDDDRWSRRKYERRRWPEEDARFWNRRTAGPPDSDYPSRDYYYYREARERSHDYPSAWNEDYGSDRPGDDSPRYNQSGRKRHWPKRPNSANEGRNIDMIYGESRSKFGTSRSECNDNDSDPYIRSSQRSRSRQSYWGSDQEYDSWVERPYWSEEPDTKSESLHRKRVARHKPRQPHVKTQSPFEDDFAQSVEHIDPSTTESLTPVEPPRIRSEGSDQKPSPQSPSFSTRYSKVARRGMEEVYNKRSSYFEDDLPFTATAMSDSSDRQRLPSDQKQTPEDVPSCEAKDAPPDDFVSGDGSRDSFFNGHLRYDDDAFAFKAEMEDNVSDHRATTLPLKNHNRQGKYSAGSNNNNNNNKSRNDQHIRKSESVNIFVRESDPFGDDDFFD is encoded by the exons ATGCAGACCTTACGGAAGAAAAACAGTCCGTGCAAGT tCAAGAACGAACCAACCCGATTTCTAGGGGAGGGTGTGTCGTTCAAAGCGAAATTGATTGGCATATTGGAAGTATCGGAAGCACGCGGGGACCGGATGTGCCAAGCAGCTTTGGCGGATCTGAAGATGGCGATTCGAGCTGCTGGCGAACACAAACAACGAATCGCCGTCCAGGTCAGCATCGATGGATTACGCTTGCGGGACGAAAAGTCTGGG GACTGTTTGTATCACCATCCTGTACATAAGATATCGTTTATCGCGCAGGACATGAGCGATTCAAGGGCTTTTGGATACATTTTTGGATCACCAGACACTGGTCATCGTTTCTTCGGCATCAAGACAGATAAAGCAGCAAGCCAA GTGGTAATCGCGATGCGAGACTTGTTTCAAGTGGTGTTCGagttaaaaaagaaggagatcGAGTTAACGAAGCAGCATTTAGAACAAAACGCTATAaacgttattaaatttcataccaCTGGCATCTTTGTCGAACCTACCCCTGATACTAAA GGCGCAGCAGGATCAGAATCTTCTCTTCATCGG CAAGGTATCCATCACATGGACAAAATTACCCCTGAAAATCCACCACCTTCCACTGACGATCTCTTTGAAACCGATCCATTTGGCGATTCCTTTGCGAATATGAAg CTGGAAGATACTGTGAGACCAATTctaccaccaccaccctcATCTTCCAAAAGAGGCCACCTAGAGCGACAGCAAACGATTCCAGGCGCCCAATCGTCAATCACGTCTAGTCCAGCGACCACATTGACTAGTAAAACTCCTCCACTTCAAAGTACCATTCAATGGTTCGACAAAGAAACCGAGAATCTATTCAGTGACAGCGAGCTTACAAACTCGACCAAGAATAATACACCGGTTAAAAAAGATGTGGAAGAG ACTCAAGCCAAGAGTCCACAGATAGACGTTTTCACGGAGCTGGATCCACTAGGAACCGGTTTAATCAAACCCTACGTGGACAAGAAAGACTTTTTCCAACACTTGAAGAATCCTCCCAAGAAGGTGCTAAAAGATTTAGTGTCCACTAACTCGGCGGATACGTTCCCAACGAACTTTAACGTTCTCTCGGAACCACTAGAATCAGTGAAACCACGAAACGATGTGGCCGCCAAAGAAAATCAATTCGAGGATAGCAATTTCGCGAATTTCGATCGCTTCGACGAGAACGAAGCGATTCAATCAGTTTTCGCGCGCACTGACTCCTGCAGAAGAACAGATATCACGCCTAGACCGGCTCATCATCAACCTCTTTCCGTGTCTCTCCCTCCTGAAGACACTTCCATCCCGAAGTCCTCGACCATCCCGAGCTCTGCAGGTGTCTCTCTACTTACAAGAATGGAAAAAGACTCTACAGAGTCTATACACGGCTTGGTAAAGCTTCCTAGCCCCATAAAATCGACTCGCAAAAAAGAATTCGACGTAGACATATCCGGTAACAAAACGCAATCCATGGACAAGACATTCCCTGTCGACTTTTCTGCAACCAATGAATCACCAGCTTCTCCGTTAAAATCCTGTTCCTCAGATGCTAATTCTAGATTGTCAAGTTCGTCCGCTGAATTGGAACTCGTACCTGAACCTCCTCCTCGAGGAATCGCCAATATTCTGATCAATCCACCACCTCTGCCGCCGAAGAAACAAGGAGTTAGAGGTATGATAAAGCCTCCTCCAAGACCACCGCACACTGAGACCTATTTCCATTACGATTTCCCTGAAAGGGAGTCCGAAGTGACCAAAGACAGAAGTAAAAGCCCGTTGAAAGAGGCGAAGAGCCTCCAATCTGATGACAATTTCAGTCCGCCTGTACAAATGTCAAACAAGTCTGATTTGATAAGCGCGATGACTACATCGACGTTCGAAGACTCGTTTAGCTCTATGGTACCTACCACGAATTTATCCACGTTTTTTACATCGACCAGTGCGACTACTGGACCCAAAAGGACGAAACCCTCGTTGGATATCACGTTGAGCCAATTAACGTCTGCTAATTTAGATGAATTGGCTAATAGTTTAGGTATGACCGTTAAAGAATTAACTAGTTTGACTCTTCAGCAGTTGACCGAATGTTTGGCTACCTTGTCAGCCAAGGAAGCTGCATCCAGCGACACAGAAGAGCCAGTTTCTATGAAACAAGAACCAGCTGTTGTCCAACCGCAATCAATGTCTGGCACGGTGCATTCGAGACCAACGTTCAACGAGCCACAACCTTTCAACAAGAGCTTTGAACAGGAGACCAAACAGGATACTACTTATGATAAATACGCTGTTTTTAGAGAATTGTTCGAGCTAGAGCAGATGGAGAAGAACGAAGAAAGTACGACGAAAGAATCTACCGAAGAGGAAGCGTCTTCGGTGAAAAAGGAAGAGTTCGAGATAGTTAGCCAACAGCATGAGACTAGTGAGGAGAGCAGATCAGATACATTGGCCACTTTAGTGAATCTAACAGTGAAACTTCCACCTAGCAATGAGGATCTGACTAAGGAAGAATCAAGTGCAAAGCCTGATGAAAAAACAGAATCTTCGAATATAGTGTTTGAGAAGACTCAATCAACTGAATCAGAGAGTAAAACAGAACCAGTGATAGAATCTGAAGTATCCACAGACTTGTTGTCGAAACAACCAGAAGAAGAGGAATCTGATAAAACTAAACCTATAGTGGAAATTGAAGAGAAAATGGAGGAAACCGAGTCTGAGAAACCTAGTGATTCCAATGAAGATTCTGATAAACCAGTTACAGAAAAAACTACGGAAGAAACGAATGGTTCATTAGCAGTAGATAAAGTTGAAGTGAAACCCTCCGCATCGATATCCAGCGACAAATATGCCGCTTTGCGCGAGATCATTGGTGAACCAGAACCCCCTGTCAAACCAACCGAAGAAGATACACCAACCTCCACCAGAATGTCTCCTGTGGTCCAATTACCAGCTCAGTCCAAGCCCTCGGCGGAGGTAGAGCtgttaaatctattttctgaCACTCCTCCCCCTTCCAGCCCTAAGAAACAGTCCAAGAAAGACGAAGATACAGGGATGAGTATGGACATCTTCGAGGAGATCAAAATGTTGAGTACCAGTGGTCAGCCAACGAAGACCAAATCACTGATTCCCGAAGACATCTTCTGCCCGTTCACGGAGCTGAAACCAGAGAGAGATGAAAGCAAAGACGATAGCAATTGGACCAAGTTCGATACAGGTCTCTTCGTATCGGACAGACCACCTTCGGAGTGTCCTCCTTCGATCAGTGGCACTTCGCCCTGGTCCCCCGACGGCAAAGAGTTCCACAGAGAGTCTTCTTTCAAAGGTAGCGTGTATCAGCAATCGGGCGACAGCGACAACGAGTGGAAGGATGAAGAAGAAAGCGAGGAGAGCAATGGAAGGATACGAGATCCTAGATTCAGGTGTAGCCATTATCCCAGATTCGATGGTCCTTTTGGAGACAGAGGTTTCTACGAAGAGACGGGATCGAAACGTGACAGGGGGTTCCGAGACAGAATGATGGAGGACAGGAAGTCTCGTGACGCGGCCTGGATTAAGAACACCGGGCACAGACCTAGGGATTCCTCTCCCTGGCACGACGAGAGTCAATGGGAGAAAGAGTCCAAACACTATCCCCATAGAAAGATGCAATACAAGGACGAAGATGAGCATTACGAGGCTCACTGGAAGTGCAGATCTAAGCCTCAACGTTGGAACTGGCCGCACGAGCACGGGCCGTTCTACGAtgacgagagaaagaggaagatgaTGCTGTGGAAGGAAGACAGGTTTGGCAGTCAGGAAAGCATGGggtacgacgacgacgacaggTGGTCCAGGAGGAAATACGAGAGAAGAAGGTGGCCGGAAGAGGACGCCAGATTCTGGAACAGAAGGACAGCAGGTCCACCCGACTCAGACTACCCTAGCAGGGATTACTATTACTACAGAGAAGCTAGAGAGCGATCACACGATTATCCATCAGCTTGGAACGAAGACTACGGCTCGGATCGGCCTGGAGACGATTCACCAAGGTACAACCAGTCTGGCAGAAAGAGGCACTGGCCCAAGAGACCGAATAGTGCGAACGAGGGGCGCAACATCGACATGATTTACGGCGAATCTCGAAGCAAATTCGGCACCTCAAGATCCGAGTGCAACGACAACGATTCAGATCCTTACATACGATCCTCTCAACGTTCCAGGAGTCGTCAGAGTTATTGGGGCAGCGACCAGGAGTACGACAGTTGGGTGGAGAGGCCCTACTGGTCCGAGGAGCCGGACACCAAGAGCGAGAGTCTGCACCGGAAGAGAGTAGCCAGGCACAAACCTCGCCAACCTCACGTCAAGACCCAGAGCCCGTTCGAGGACGATTTCGCGCAAAGCGTGGAGCACATAGACCCCTCGACCACGGAATCTCTGACCCCGGTCGAGCCACCGAGGATCCGTTCCGAGGGAAGTGATCAGAAACCATCGCCGCAGAGTCCTTCCTTCTCCACGAGGTATTCGAAAGTAGCTAGGAGGGGGATGGAGGAAGTCTACAACAAGAGATCAAGCTACTTCGAGGACGACCTGCCATTCACCGCCACAGCGATGAGCGATTCGTCCGATCGGCAGAGGCTACCCTCCGATCAGAAGCAGACGCCTGAAGATGTTCCTTCTTGCGAGGCCAAGGACGCGCCGCCCGACGACTTCGTTTCCGGGGACGGCAGCCGTGATTCCTTCTTCAATGGACACCTGAGATACGACGACGACGCGTTCGCTTTCAAAGCGGAAATGGAGGACAACGTGTCCGATCATCGAGCCACCACCTTACCGTTGAAGAACCACAACCGACAGGGGAAATATTCCGCGGGTagcaacaacaataataacaacaataagtCTAGAAACGACCAACACATAAGGAAGTCGGAGTCGGTGAATATATTCGTGAGGGAGAGCGATCCGTTTGGCGACGACGATTTCTTCGATTGA
- the LOC108003895 gene encoding protein disabled isoform X1: MQTLRKKNSPCKFKNEPTRFLGEGVSFKAKLIGILEVSEARGDRMCQAALADLKMAIRAAGEHKQRIAVQVSIDGLRLRDEKSGDCLYHHPVHKISFIAQDMSDSRAFGYIFGSPDTGHRFFGIKTDKAASQVVIAMRDLFQVVFELKKKEIELTKQHLEQNAINVIKFHTTGIFVEPTPDTKGAAGSESSLHRVRNTNSEVDKSADKRNESPIRDNPVIRDLLDLQFELNSLQQGIHHMDKITPENPPPSTDDLFETDPFGDSFANMKLEDTVRPILPPPPSSSKRGHLERQQTIPGAQSSITSSPATTLTSKTPPLQSTIQWFDKETENLFSDSELTNSTKNNTPVKKDVEETQAKSPQIDVFTELDPLGTGLIKPYVDKKDFFQHLKNPPKKVLKDLVSTNSADTFPTNFNVLSEPLESVKPRNDVAAKENQFEDSNFANFDRFDENEAIQSVFARTDSCRRTDITPRPAHHQPLSVSLPPEDTSIPKSSTIPSSAGVSLLTRMEKDSTESIHGLVKLPSPIKSTRKKEFDVDISGNKTQSMDKTFPVDFSATNESPASPLKSCSSDANSRLSSSSAELELVPEPPPRGIANILINPPPLPPKKQGVRGMIKPPPRPPHTETYFHYDFPERESEVTKDRSKSPLKEAKSLQSDDNFSPPVQMSNKSDLISAMTTSTFEDSFSSMVPTTNLSTFFTSTSATTGPKRTKPSLDITLSQLTSANLDELANSLGMTVKELTSLTLQQLTECLATLSAKEAASSDTEEPVSMKQEPAVVQPQSMSGTVHSRPTFNEPQPFNKSFEQETKQDTTYDKYAVFRELFELEQMEKNEESTTKESTEEEASSVKKEEFEIVSQQHETSEESRSDTLATLVNLTVKLPPSNEDLTKEESSAKPDEKTESSNIVFEKTQSTESESKTEPVIESEVSTDLLSKQPEEEESDKTKPIVEIEEKMEETESEKPSDSNEDSDKPVTEKTTEETNGSLAVDKVEVKPSASISSDKYAALREIIGEPEPPVKPTEEDTPTSTRMSPVVQLPAQSKPSAEVELLNLFSDTPPPSSPKKQSKKDEDTGMSMDIFEEIKMLSTSGQPTKTKSLIPEDIFCPFTELKPERDESKDDSNWTKFDTGLFVSDRPPSECPPSISGTSPWSPDGKEFHRESSFKGSVYQQSGDSDNEWKDEEESEESNGRIRDPRFRCSHYPRFDGPFGDRGFYEETGSKRDRGFRDRMMEDRKSRDAAWIKNTGHRPRDSSPWHDESQWEKESKHYPHRKMQYKDEDEHYEAHWKCRSKPQRWNWPHEHGPFYDDERKRKMMLWKEDRFGSQESMGYDDDDRWSRRKYERRRWPEEDARFWNRRTAGPPDSDYPSRDYYYYREARERSHDYPSAWNEDYGSDRPGDDSPRYNQSGRKRHWPKRPNSANEGRNIDMIYGESRSKFGTSRSECNDNDSDPYIRSSQRSRSRQSYWGSDQEYDSWVERPYWSEEPDTKSESLHRKRVARHKPRQPHVKTQSPFEDDFAQSVEHIDPSTTESLTPVEPPRIRSEGSDQKPSPQSPSFSTRYSKVARRGMEEVYNKRSSYFEDDLPFTATAMSDSSDRQRLPSDQKQTPEDVPSCEAKDAPPDDFVSGDGSRDSFFNGHLRYDDDAFAFKAEMEDNVSDHRATTLPLKNHNRQGKYSAGSNNNNNNNKSRNDQHIRKSESVNIFVRESDPFGDDDFFD; this comes from the exons ATGCAGACCTTACGGAAGAAAAACAGTCCGTGCAAGT tCAAGAACGAACCAACCCGATTTCTAGGGGAGGGTGTGTCGTTCAAAGCGAAATTGATTGGCATATTGGAAGTATCGGAAGCACGCGGGGACCGGATGTGCCAAGCAGCTTTGGCGGATCTGAAGATGGCGATTCGAGCTGCTGGCGAACACAAACAACGAATCGCCGTCCAGGTCAGCATCGATGGATTACGCTTGCGGGACGAAAAGTCTGGG GACTGTTTGTATCACCATCCTGTACATAAGATATCGTTTATCGCGCAGGACATGAGCGATTCAAGGGCTTTTGGATACATTTTTGGATCACCAGACACTGGTCATCGTTTCTTCGGCATCAAGACAGATAAAGCAGCAAGCCAA GTGGTAATCGCGATGCGAGACTTGTTTCAAGTGGTGTTCGagttaaaaaagaaggagatcGAGTTAACGAAGCAGCATTTAGAACAAAACGCTATAaacgttattaaatttcataccaCTGGCATCTTTGTCGAACCTACCCCTGATACTAAA GGCGCAGCAGGATCAGAATCTTCTCTTCATCGGGTAAGGAATACTAATTCGGAGGTAGACAAGTCAGCTGATAAACGAAACGAGTCCCCAATAAGGGATAATCCCGTAATAAgggatttattagatttacaaTTCGAATTAAACTCTCTGCAGCAAGGTATCCATCACATGGACAAAATTACCCCTGAAAATCCACCACCTTCCACTGACGATCTCTTTGAAACCGATCCATTTGGCGATTCCTTTGCGAATATGAAg CTGGAAGATACTGTGAGACCAATTctaccaccaccaccctcATCTTCCAAAAGAGGCCACCTAGAGCGACAGCAAACGATTCCAGGCGCCCAATCGTCAATCACGTCTAGTCCAGCGACCACATTGACTAGTAAAACTCCTCCACTTCAAAGTACCATTCAATGGTTCGACAAAGAAACCGAGAATCTATTCAGTGACAGCGAGCTTACAAACTCGACCAAGAATAATACACCGGTTAAAAAAGATGTGGAAGAG ACTCAAGCCAAGAGTCCACAGATAGACGTTTTCACGGAGCTGGATCCACTAGGAACCGGTTTAATCAAACCCTACGTGGACAAGAAAGACTTTTTCCAACACTTGAAGAATCCTCCCAAGAAGGTGCTAAAAGATTTAGTGTCCACTAACTCGGCGGATACGTTCCCAACGAACTTTAACGTTCTCTCGGAACCACTAGAATCAGTGAAACCACGAAACGATGTGGCCGCCAAAGAAAATCAATTCGAGGATAGCAATTTCGCGAATTTCGATCGCTTCGACGAGAACGAAGCGATTCAATCAGTTTTCGCGCGCACTGACTCCTGCAGAAGAACAGATATCACGCCTAGACCGGCTCATCATCAACCTCTTTCCGTGTCTCTCCCTCCTGAAGACACTTCCATCCCGAAGTCCTCGACCATCCCGAGCTCTGCAGGTGTCTCTCTACTTACAAGAATGGAAAAAGACTCTACAGAGTCTATACACGGCTTGGTAAAGCTTCCTAGCCCCATAAAATCGACTCGCAAAAAAGAATTCGACGTAGACATATCCGGTAACAAAACGCAATCCATGGACAAGACATTCCCTGTCGACTTTTCTGCAACCAATGAATCACCAGCTTCTCCGTTAAAATCCTGTTCCTCAGATGCTAATTCTAGATTGTCAAGTTCGTCCGCTGAATTGGAACTCGTACCTGAACCTCCTCCTCGAGGAATCGCCAATATTCTGATCAATCCACCACCTCTGCCGCCGAAGAAACAAGGAGTTAGAGGTATGATAAAGCCTCCTCCAAGACCACCGCACACTGAGACCTATTTCCATTACGATTTCCCTGAAAGGGAGTCCGAAGTGACCAAAGACAGAAGTAAAAGCCCGTTGAAAGAGGCGAAGAGCCTCCAATCTGATGACAATTTCAGTCCGCCTGTACAAATGTCAAACAAGTCTGATTTGATAAGCGCGATGACTACATCGACGTTCGAAGACTCGTTTAGCTCTATGGTACCTACCACGAATTTATCCACGTTTTTTACATCGACCAGTGCGACTACTGGACCCAAAAGGACGAAACCCTCGTTGGATATCACGTTGAGCCAATTAACGTCTGCTAATTTAGATGAATTGGCTAATAGTTTAGGTATGACCGTTAAAGAATTAACTAGTTTGACTCTTCAGCAGTTGACCGAATGTTTGGCTACCTTGTCAGCCAAGGAAGCTGCATCCAGCGACACAGAAGAGCCAGTTTCTATGAAACAAGAACCAGCTGTTGTCCAACCGCAATCAATGTCTGGCACGGTGCATTCGAGACCAACGTTCAACGAGCCACAACCTTTCAACAAGAGCTTTGAACAGGAGACCAAACAGGATACTACTTATGATAAATACGCTGTTTTTAGAGAATTGTTCGAGCTAGAGCAGATGGAGAAGAACGAAGAAAGTACGACGAAAGAATCTACCGAAGAGGAAGCGTCTTCGGTGAAAAAGGAAGAGTTCGAGATAGTTAGCCAACAGCATGAGACTAGTGAGGAGAGCAGATCAGATACATTGGCCACTTTAGTGAATCTAACAGTGAAACTTCCACCTAGCAATGAGGATCTGACTAAGGAAGAATCAAGTGCAAAGCCTGATGAAAAAACAGAATCTTCGAATATAGTGTTTGAGAAGACTCAATCAACTGAATCAGAGAGTAAAACAGAACCAGTGATAGAATCTGAAGTATCCACAGACTTGTTGTCGAAACAACCAGAAGAAGAGGAATCTGATAAAACTAAACCTATAGTGGAAATTGAAGAGAAAATGGAGGAAACCGAGTCTGAGAAACCTAGTGATTCCAATGAAGATTCTGATAAACCAGTTACAGAAAAAACTACGGAAGAAACGAATGGTTCATTAGCAGTAGATAAAGTTGAAGTGAAACCCTCCGCATCGATATCCAGCGACAAATATGCCGCTTTGCGCGAGATCATTGGTGAACCAGAACCCCCTGTCAAACCAACCGAAGAAGATACACCAACCTCCACCAGAATGTCTCCTGTGGTCCAATTACCAGCTCAGTCCAAGCCCTCGGCGGAGGTAGAGCtgttaaatctattttctgaCACTCCTCCCCCTTCCAGCCCTAAGAAACAGTCCAAGAAAGACGAAGATACAGGGATGAGTATGGACATCTTCGAGGAGATCAAAATGTTGAGTACCAGTGGTCAGCCAACGAAGACCAAATCACTGATTCCCGAAGACATCTTCTGCCCGTTCACGGAGCTGAAACCAGAGAGAGATGAAAGCAAAGACGATAGCAATTGGACCAAGTTCGATACAGGTCTCTTCGTATCGGACAGACCACCTTCGGAGTGTCCTCCTTCGATCAGTGGCACTTCGCCCTGGTCCCCCGACGGCAAAGAGTTCCACAGAGAGTCTTCTTTCAAAGGTAGCGTGTATCAGCAATCGGGCGACAGCGACAACGAGTGGAAGGATGAAGAAGAAAGCGAGGAGAGCAATGGAAGGATACGAGATCCTAGATTCAGGTGTAGCCATTATCCCAGATTCGATGGTCCTTTTGGAGACAGAGGTTTCTACGAAGAGACGGGATCGAAACGTGACAGGGGGTTCCGAGACAGAATGATGGAGGACAGGAAGTCTCGTGACGCGGCCTGGATTAAGAACACCGGGCACAGACCTAGGGATTCCTCTCCCTGGCACGACGAGAGTCAATGGGAGAAAGAGTCCAAACACTATCCCCATAGAAAGATGCAATACAAGGACGAAGATGAGCATTACGAGGCTCACTGGAAGTGCAGATCTAAGCCTCAACGTTGGAACTGGCCGCACGAGCACGGGCCGTTCTACGAtgacgagagaaagaggaagatgaTGCTGTGGAAGGAAGACAGGTTTGGCAGTCAGGAAAGCATGGggtacgacgacgacgacaggTGGTCCAGGAGGAAATACGAGAGAAGAAGGTGGCCGGAAGAGGACGCCAGATTCTGGAACAGAAGGACAGCAGGTCCACCCGACTCAGACTACCCTAGCAGGGATTACTATTACTACAGAGAAGCTAGAGAGCGATCACACGATTATCCATCAGCTTGGAACGAAGACTACGGCTCGGATCGGCCTGGAGACGATTCACCAAGGTACAACCAGTCTGGCAGAAAGAGGCACTGGCCCAAGAGACCGAATAGTGCGAACGAGGGGCGCAACATCGACATGATTTACGGCGAATCTCGAAGCAAATTCGGCACCTCAAGATCCGAGTGCAACGACAACGATTCAGATCCTTACATACGATCCTCTCAACGTTCCAGGAGTCGTCAGAGTTATTGGGGCAGCGACCAGGAGTACGACAGTTGGGTGGAGAGGCCCTACTGGTCCGAGGAGCCGGACACCAAGAGCGAGAGTCTGCACCGGAAGAGAGTAGCCAGGCACAAACCTCGCCAACCTCACGTCAAGACCCAGAGCCCGTTCGAGGACGATTTCGCGCAAAGCGTGGAGCACATAGACCCCTCGACCACGGAATCTCTGACCCCGGTCGAGCCACCGAGGATCCGTTCCGAGGGAAGTGATCAGAAACCATCGCCGCAGAGTCCTTCCTTCTCCACGAGGTATTCGAAAGTAGCTAGGAGGGGGATGGAGGAAGTCTACAACAAGAGATCAAGCTACTTCGAGGACGACCTGCCATTCACCGCCACAGCGATGAGCGATTCGTCCGATCGGCAGAGGCTACCCTCCGATCAGAAGCAGACGCCTGAAGATGTTCCTTCTTGCGAGGCCAAGGACGCGCCGCCCGACGACTTCGTTTCCGGGGACGGCAGCCGTGATTCCTTCTTCAATGGACACCTGAGATACGACGACGACGCGTTCGCTTTCAAAGCGGAAATGGAGGACAACGTGTCCGATCATCGAGCCACCACCTTACCGTTGAAGAACCACAACCGACAGGGGAAATATTCCGCGGGTagcaacaacaataataacaacaataagtCTAGAAACGACCAACACATAAGGAAGTCGGAGTCGGTGAATATATTCGTGAGGGAGAGCGATCCGTTTGGCGACGACGATTTCTTCGATTGA